A single genomic interval of Lathyrus oleraceus cultivar Zhongwan6 chromosome 7, CAAS_Psat_ZW6_1.0, whole genome shotgun sequence harbors:
- the LOC127108243 gene encoding high mobility group B protein 6 codes for MADSTVAEIPTKKSRGSRKALKEKNPSASDANIIAGESKGKPASKKQQQPKQQSFEQDLLEMQEKLQQLRLEKEKTDELLKAKDEILKQKDEELENRGKEHEKLQIELKKLQKLKEFKPTMSLPMVKDKEQEKKDKKKKKNGCSETKRPTHAYTLWVKDQWHEVKKANPEAEFKHISNILGAKWKNTVSAEEKKPYEEKYLAEKEAYLQVITKEKRETEAMKLLEEEQKHKTAMELLEQYMQFKQETEKENKKKNKKKEKDSLKPKHPMSAYFLFTNDRRAAILAENKGVLEVAKITGEEWKNMTEEQKRPYEEIAKKNKEKYAQEMEAYKQKKAEEAANMMKDEEEHMKLQKHEALQMLKKKEKTKNMIKETKLNRQKKKQNKESDPNRPKRPASSYFLFCKEARKSVLEERPEVGEGMLRALVSLKWKDMNEEDKQLWSGKASEAMDAYKKEMEEYNKSLVAKLVEKNTDE; via the exons ATGGCGGATTCTACAGTTGCTGAAATTCCGACGAAGAAATCAAGAGGATCCAGAAAGGCTCTCAAGGAGAAAAACCCATCCGCCAGTGATGCCAATATCATAGCTGGGGAATCAAAGGGAAAACCTGCATCAAAGAAACAACAACAGCCAAAGCAACAATCGTTCGAGCAAGACTTGCTGGAGATGCAGGAGAAACTGCAGCAGTTGCGTCTTGAGAAGGAGAAGACGGACGAACTCTTGAAAGCCAAAGACGAGATCCTGAAGCAAAAGGATGAAGAACTCGAAAATCGTGGAAAAGAGCATGAGAAACTTCAGATTGaacttaagaaattgcagaagtTGAAGGAATTCAAACCTACCATG AGTTTGCCTATGGTGAAAGATAAGGAACAAGAAAAGAAGgataagaagaagaagaagaacgGATGCTCTGAGACAAAAAGGCCTACTCATGCTTACACGTTGTGGGTCAAAGACCAATGGCATGAG GTAAAGAAGGCTAATCCCGAGGCCGAGTTTAAGCACATATCGAACATTCTTGGTGCGAAATGGAAAAATACAGTTAGTGCAGAAGAGAAGAAGCCTTATGAGGAAAAATACCTTGCAGAAAAAGAAGCTTATTTGCAGGTAATTACAAAGGAAAAACGTGAGACTGAGGCAATGAAGCTCTTGGAAGAAGAGCAGAAGCATAAGACTGCTATGGAATTGCTTGAACAGTATATGCAATTCAAACAAGAGACAGAGAAAGAGAACAAGAAGAAGAACAAGAAGAAAGAGAAGGATTCATTGAAACCAAAACATCCCATGTCAGCTTATTTCTTGTTTACAAATGATAGAAGAGCGGCTATTCTTGCAGAAAACAAGGGTGTCTTGGAG GTTGCAAAGATCACAGGTGAGGAATGGAAAAACATGACAGAAGAACAAAAGAGGCCTTATGAAGAG ATTGCAAAGAAGAACAAGGAGAAGTATGCACAAGAAATGGAGGCATACAAACAGAAAAAAGCTGAGGAGGCTGCAAATATGATGAAAGATGAGGAAGAGCATATGAAACTTCAGAAACATGAAGCCTTGCAAATGCtgaagaagaaggagaaaacTAAAAACATGATAAAGGAAACAAAATTGAATCGTCAGAAGAAGAAGCAAAATAAGGAGTCTGATCCAAACAGGCCTAAGAGACCTGCTTCCTCGTATTTTCTTTTCTGCAAAGAAGCAAGGAAGAGTGTACTGGAGGAACGTCCAGAAGTGGGAGAAGGCATGCTCAGAGCTCTAGTTTCATTGAAGTGGAAGGATATGAATGAGGAAGATAAACAATTGTGGAGTGGCAAAGCTTCTGAGGCAATGGATGCATACAAGAAGGAAATGGAGGAGTACAACAAATCTCTTGTTGCAAAGTTGGTGGAGAAAAACACCGATGAATGA